In the genome of Caldisphaera lagunensis DSM 15908, the window TTATAATATAGTAAGACCATGGCAAGTTATACCAATTGATGTTTATATACCAGGTTGTCCTCCTAGACCAGAAGCAGTTTCAAGAGCAATTGTTGAGTTGCAGAAATTGCTAAGAAACAAGTCTATTGCCTCTAAATGGATTACTGAATCTAAGCGTGAGGATATGAAGAATATTATACCCAAAGAGGATTTATGTGGTTGGAGAGGTGAAAAAGTTGATCTCCATACAAGATTCACTTAAAAATGTATTAAAGGATAATATAATCAATATAGAACAAGCAAAAGGGTATATCGATGTATTAGTATCAACAGAAAAGTTAGTTGATTCAGCAAAGAAGTTAAAAGATTTTGGTTTTGATCATGTAAAGTCAGTAACTGCTATTGATTATATAGCGAAGAAGCAGTTTAAGGTAACATATCATATTTCAAGCTATTTAAATGAAGAATTATCAAAATATATTATAGGTTTATCTACAATAATTAATAGAGATAATCCTCATTTACCCAGCTTATCTAAAATATGGGTTAGCGCAGAATTTCAAGAAAGGGAAGTTTATGAGTTCTTCGGCATAATATTCGATGATCATCCAGATTTACGCTTGCTTTTGTTAACCCCTGTAATAGCTGCATTGAAGCCTTTAAGAAAAGATTTTGTTGTTAAGGAAGAAAGCGATGATATAGAAGTTGATTATGCAGCATATAATGCTAATAAATGGTGGTAATTATGGAATCTAGTACATCTAGTGGTTCTGTTCCTCATTTGCCTGGTATGGAAGTGACAGAGGTATCTAAAAACACATATGAAGTATACATTGGCCCAGCACATCCAGGTTCTGGGCATATGAGGATAATAGTTGAAGTTGATGGAGACATTATGGTAAGGGTTGATCCTGATATAGGATTTGTTCATAGAACAATGGAAAAACTTGCAGAAGGTAGAGATTGGATAAAGAATATACCACTATTTGAAAGGATGGCAATTTTAGATGCATGCAACATAACTTTACCTTATGTTCAAGCTGTAGAAAGATTGCTAGGAACTGAACCTCCAGAAAGAGCAAGATATCTGAGAACTTTACTTTGCGAGATAAACAGAATTGCAAGCCATTTATATGGAATGGGAATCTTTGGAGTGTTCTTAGGCCATTCAACCCTATATATGTGGGCATTTGGAGATAGAGAGGTCTTTGTTGATTTAGCTGAACAAATGACTGGGGCTAGATTAACACATTCTTATCCAGTATTTGGAGGGGTAAGAAGAGATATACCAGATGATTTTCCAGAAAACGCTAGGAAAGCAGCAAAATATATGAGAAATAGGCTGAACGAATATGCAAAAATATTTCTTAATAATCCTAATATAAGAAGTAGATTAGAAAATGTTGGAGTAATGTCTAAAAACTTGGCAACAGAGCTAGGTATAGTTGGACCTAACCTAAGAGCTAGCGGAGTTAGATACGACGTAAGACTTAACGAACCTTATGAAGCTTATGGAGATGTAGAATTTGAGATTCCAGTTTTTGAAGAAGGGGATTCATTAGCAAGAGCTTGGGCCAGAGTTGAAGAGATTAAACAAAGCTTAAATATAATAGAGCAGGTAGTAGATTGGTTAGAAAAACATCCTAGAGAAAACTTCATGCATGAAAAATTCTGGAAGACAGCACCAAAATTATATAAAGATGTGTTTTCAGGTCAAATAGATTATGCAGGTAAATATAGAGTTAAACTAATGCCATTATTTGCCTCATTAAAGGTTCCTCCAGGAAAAGCATTTGCAAGAGTTGAAGCTGGAAGAGGAGAAATGGTATATTATGTAGAAAGTGATGGTAAAGATCTACCATATAGGGTAAGAGTAGTTTCTCCATCATTTAGAAATGTTATTGCTTTTAAGTATTTGATGCCTGGTCATAGATTAATGGATCTTCCTACAATATATGGTAGTTTTGATTATTTCCCACCAGAATGGGATAGGTGATTTTTATGAATGTTTGGTATTATGTATATAGGGTAATAATTGATGATATAATATTTTACCCTCCAGTCTATCAGTTTTTAATAATACCTGGCTTAATAGCAGCCCTCATAGTTGCATTAATTATTATTTGGTTCGAAAGAAAGGCTGCAGCGTTTGTTCAAATGAGATATGGGCCTAGAGAGATAGCACCGAGAATTGGAGGGGCTATACAGTTAGTTGCAGATTTAACTAGGTATGCATTACAGGAAATTATAATTCCTGAAACCGTGGATGCTTTACCATACATATTATCTCCTATAATAATGATTATATTGGCTTTATTACCACTTGATGCAGTTCCAATAACTTCAATAAAGACCTATTTTCCAATACCCCCAGATTATAGTTTGTTGATTGCAGTTGCTTTGAGTACGTTGTCTCCATTGTTTGTGATTATTATGTCATGGGCTAGTAATAATAAATTTGCTATTGTTGGGGGATTGAGAGAATCATTTATAATAACAGCATATGAGCTTATAGCTGTCTTAGGTTTCTTAACCGTGGCAGCAATGACTCAATCATTTAACTTAGTTCAGATTGTCAATTTGCAAATGTCAGGCAAATGGTTTGGTTTATTAAATCCATTGGCTCTATTAGCAGTTTTTATCGCAGTACTAATGTCAACAAGTGGTTTCCCATTTGAAATACCAGATTCTGAAAGCGAATTGGTTGCAGGGCCATATACTGAGTATACTGGTTTATTGTATGGCTTAAATATGGGTGGTGCATATATTAAAAGATGGGTTTTTAGCGTATTAATTACTTTAGTCTTTTTAGGAGGATGGGCGCCTTATAGACCAACACCAGGAATTATTACAGGATACTTCATACCAAGTCTTATAATTTTCATTAAATCTTTAATAATTATGGCTGTAATGAGCTTCCTAAGAAGTGTTTATGGAAGGTATAGAGTAGATCAGGCTTTAGGAATAGCATGGGAGATTTTAATACCTTTAACATTAGCAGCCTTTGGCTTAGGTCTAGCTGAGGCCTATTTTGGTATAATATGAGGTGATTATTATGCCAGCAAAAGTTGCATTAAAGAGAAATCCGAAGAAAAATCCATTAGGTAGGGTGTTTGCAGGTAATATAGGGGCTTTAGCTGTAGGGCTAAAGTATTTCTTTGATCCAAATAGAATAACATTGCTATACCCACATGAATATATTAAATTAAGGCAAGGGTATAGAGGATTTATAGTTTTAATACAGGAAAAGTGCATAAGTTGTTCATCATGCGCAAGAATTTGTCCAGCAAGAGCTATGAAAATGCTCTCGGTAAAAGTATTTGATAAAAGGTTAAAGAAAGAAATGGTCAAGAAGTTTCCAGTAATTAATTATAATAGATGCATATTTTGTGGTTATTGTGTTGATGTATGTCCTACCGAAGCATTATATCATGTGGCATATCATGATTTAGTTTATATGAACATGCAAGACATGATATTGTCTTTAGAAGACTTCCAGAAAGAGCCAGAAAATGTTTCAGCAAAAGAAGGGGTACCAATAAGGTATATATTTGATGAAAAAAGAGGATTAGTAAAAATAAAATATGAAGAAGAGAAAAAGGAGATAGCTAAACCTCAGCAACAAGTTCCTCAACAACAAACATCCCAAACTACACAACCAAATAATCCCCAACCTAAACAAGCTGATAAAGGGGGTGCTAGCTAATGAATCCAATAGATTTATTGCCTATATTTGCTTTAGTATTAGGCGTAGGATCTATTATTTCGGCGTATTTTGTAATAAAAATAAAAGATTTAATTTATGCAAGTTCAATGCTAGCAGTGTTAGCCTCGTTAATAGCGGCATTAGTTGCTTTAATAGGATTCGGCATAGTTTCTGCCTATTTAGTTTTGGTTTACGTTGGAGCGGCAGTTATGTTTATAATAATAGCTATATCAATGGTAGGAGTTGGACGTAAGGAATCTAAGGAACCATTCTTAGGATTTGTAGCAGGTGCTGCAATAGCTATTACAATAGGCATTGTAATATTGGCTGGGAAATTTTACAATTTATATTCATATCCGGAATATGTGACTGTAACTCAAGCGGCATCGGGCCTTTTATCCCATTATTTGCCAGTTATTGCATTAATAATAATTGCTCAAGCAGCAACATTAGTTGAAGCTATAAGCATAGCTAGGAGGGGGGAGAAAAAATGATTGTTATAGATCAATTAACAGGTTTAGTTGTAATGATAACTGCTGTACTAATAATGGGGATTGGAGGTTATGGTGTTACATCATCGAGAAGTTTATTTAGACAATTGCTATCAATTGAAGTAATATTTAATGGTTTATTATTATTGATTTTATCTTTAATTTCTTTTAATGCCATAATGGCAACATATTTTGGAATTATAATTATAAGTGTTGTTTCAGCAGAAGTGATAGTTGTTGTATCAATATTAGTAGCATATATGAGAGAGTCTAAGTCTTTGAGCTCTGAAGATCTTGAGGAAGGGGGTGTTTGATGGTGTTATTATCTTTACCTGCACTATGGATTTCTTTATTGTTGCCGATAGTTCTCGGTATACTTGCTTGGCTTCTGGGTAGATATGATAGTGCTGTTAAAGCTTTAATATACTTGTCAGGATTTGTATTATTATTCCCACTTGGATTAGTATTGTATTATTATGCAACAGGAGGCTTATCAAGCAGTATAGTCGATCCTATATATGTAAACTTTGCATCGTATAAAATTGGTACATTTTATTTAGGCATAGATGGATTATCGGCTCCAATAGTAATTGGAATATCAATTGTAACTGCATTTGTATCTTTTTATGGAATAAAATACATGACAAAAAGAATAGAGGAAATGAAGGAAGAAGGTGAAAGAGTACCTAATTTAGGTACATATACCTTATTATATAATATATTTGCTGTTACAATGCTAGGCATTGCATACTCAAGCAACTTAATAGAATTTTATATATTTCTAGAGGGTACTTTAATTTCTTCATTTTTGACAATAGCGTTTTATGGATATGGAGATAGAAGAAAAATATCATTGCTCTACTTTGTATGGACCCATATAGGGGCAGTATTGCTATTAACAGGAATTTTATATTTCGGCTATATAGTAGGTTCATTTAATTATATGAACTTAGTTAATGGCTCATTAGTTCCTGTCGGATCCGAAGAGGCAGTGTTAGGGAGCGCTGCAACACTTATAGCTATATTAATGCTCATAGGTCTTTTCGTCAAGATGGCAGTATTTGGAGTTCATATGTGGTTGCCATATGCTCATGCTGAAGCTCCAACACCAATTTCGGCATTGTTATCTCCTAATTTAATAGGTCTTGCGGGATATGCTATAGCTAGATTTGTTTTCCAATTTTTCCCAACAATTATGCTATCTTGGAGACCATATTTGCTAACTTTGGCTTTCATAACAATTATATATGGAGGATTAGTTGCATTAAGGCAAAAAGACTTTAAGAGGTTTTTGGCGTATTCAAGCATAAGCCAAATGGGCTATATGTTATTAGGGTTATCAACATTAACAACATATGGAATAATAGGGGCAATGCTTGTTTATTTATCTCATGCAATTGGTAAAGCAATACTTTTCATGTCAGCTGGTGTATTTATTACAGAGCTAAACAATCTTAGAGATATAACTAAGATGGGAGGATTAGCAAAGAAATATCCATTAACAGCTGCATTAGCATTATTTGGTTTTATGAATTTAACAGGATTACCTCCTAGTGTAGGCATGTGGAGTGAAATATTAATAGTTATGGGATTAGTTCAATCTTATATGTTGAGAAGTCTTGCATCTCTTGTCGGCTTTACAGCATTATTAATAGTTGCTTTGACTATGACAGGAGCGTATTCATTTATAATGATGAGAAGAATATTCTATGGACAACCTAGAAGTAAAATAGAAATTAAAGAAAAAATTGATGTATTTAAGTTATCTATATTAGGTATTGCAATATTTGGTTTTATATTTTTCTTAGCAATAAATCCATTAATATCAAATTTAAATACCTCCATAGTATCTTTTATTATTTCTTTTTTAAGTAGGTGATGATAGATGGCAGTTATGGTATATTCAAATTGGTTTGAATGGAGTTCTATATGGCTTTCACCATTTATAGGAGCAGGTATACTTGCCTTACTTTGGTTATTTGGGGTAAGGAATGAAAAAGTCTTTAATATAATAAGTGTATTAAGCATATTTATTTCCTCTATAATATCAACAGTTGCTCTTTACGATGTTTTAATAAAACATGAAATAATTATTGCAGAAACATCAACATATTGGGTAAGCCTGTTAAAAGTTAAAGTAGGAACTTATCTAGATGGCCTCGGCGCAATAATGGCTACAATAGTATCTTGGCTAAGCTTTTTAATAGCTGTTTATAGCGTAGAATATATGAAAAATGATTGGGGAGTCCAAAGATATTTCTTTTTTATTTCATTCTTCGTTGGTAGCATGTTATTACTAGTGACAGCAAGCAATTTAATATTAATGTTTATTGGTTGGGAAGGAACAGGACTAGCAAGCTATGCATTGATAGGTCATTGGTATACAGATGAAGAAGAGTATTGGGTTGGAGTTCCTAAGAGAAAGGCATTAGGACTTCCAATGTATTTTGAGCCAAGCACAAGCGGAATTAGAGCAATATTGTTTACTAGGGTAGGAGATATAGGTTTCATTGTAGGATTTACATCTTTGTTTTTCATAGCAAACAGCTTTAGTATACCAACAATCGAATCAACAGCTGGAACTTGGATGGGACTACTAGCATCTAAAGGTATGTTAACAGCATTTTTATTAATATTTACCTTAGGGGCATTGGCTAAAAGCGCACAATTCCCGTTCCATGAATGGTTAGTAACTGCTATGACAGGTCCTACACCAGTTTCTGCGTTAATACATGCAGCAACGATGGTTAAGGCTGGAGTTTACTTTATATTACGTTTTGCTCCTATATTCTTCGTTGGGGCAATTGCTGCTAGCACATTAGGAGTGGGTTCATTAGCAGTTACACAAACTCAACAATATTTCTATATTGTAGCTGGAATAGCTGTGGCAACAGTATTTATAATGGCAACAATGGCTATTGTTAGCAATGAATTCAAGTTAATTTTGGCATATTCAACTGCTGAGTATCTAGGTTATATGATATTAGCTGTAGCATCAGGAGGACTGTTTGTAGTAACACATAACTTTTCTGCAATGGCTGATGCAGAATTAGCAGGTATTGCAATGTTGCTAGCGCATGCAATATTTAAGGCATCATTATTCTTAATAGCAGGTTATGCTTTACATGCAACAGAAAGTAGATTTATAGATGACATGGGTAACTTTTCTAAATATATGAAG includes:
- the nuoI gene encoding NADH-quinone oxidoreductase subunit NuoI — translated: MPAKVALKRNPKKNPLGRVFAGNIGALAVGLKYFFDPNRITLLYPHEYIKLRQGYRGFIVLIQEKCISCSSCARICPARAMKMLSVKVFDKRLKKEMVKKFPVINYNRCIFCGYCVDVCPTEALYHVAYHDLVYMNMQDMILSLEDFQKEPENVSAKEGVPIRYIFDEKRGLVKIKYEEEKKEIAKPQQQVPQQQTSQTTQPNNPQPKQADKGGAS
- the nuoH gene encoding NADH-quinone oxidoreductase subunit NuoH, whose amino-acid sequence is MNVWYYVYRVIIDDIIFYPPVYQFLIIPGLIAALIVALIIIWFERKAAAFVQMRYGPREIAPRIGGAIQLVADLTRYALQEIIIPETVDALPYILSPIIMIILALLPLDAVPITSIKTYFPIPPDYSLLIAVALSTLSPLFVIIMSWASNNKFAIVGGLRESFIITAYELIAVLGFLTVAAMTQSFNLVQIVNLQMSGKWFGLLNPLALLAVFIAVLMSTSGFPFEIPDSESELVAGPYTEYTGLLYGLNMGGAYIKRWVFSVLITLVFLGGWAPYRPTPGIITGYFIPSLIIFIKSLIIMAVMSFLRSVYGRYRVDQALGIAWEILIPLTLAAFGLGLAEAYFGII
- a CDS encoding complex I subunit 4 family protein codes for the protein MVLLSLPALWISLLLPIVLGILAWLLGRYDSAVKALIYLSGFVLLFPLGLVLYYYATGGLSSSIVDPIYVNFASYKIGTFYLGIDGLSAPIVIGISIVTAFVSFYGIKYMTKRIEEMKEEGERVPNLGTYTLLYNIFAVTMLGIAYSSNLIEFYIFLEGTLISSFLTIAFYGYGDRRKISLLYFVWTHIGAVLLLTGILYFGYIVGSFNYMNLVNGSLVPVGSEEAVLGSAATLIAILMLIGLFVKMAVFGVHMWLPYAHAEAPTPISALLSPNLIGLAGYAIARFVFQFFPTIMLSWRPYLLTLAFITIIYGGLVALRQKDFKRFLAYSSISQMGYMLLGLSTLTTYGIIGAMLVYLSHAIGKAILFMSAGVFITELNNLRDITKMGGLAKKYPLTAALALFGFMNLTGLPPSVGMWSEILIVMGLVQSYMLRSLASLVGFTALLIVALTMTGAYSFIMMRRIFYGQPRSKIEIKEKIDVFKLSILGIAIFGFIFFLAINPLISNLNTSIVSFIISFLSR
- a CDS encoding NADH-quinone oxidoreductase subunit K; this translates as MIVIDQLTGLVVMITAVLIMGIGGYGVTSSRSLFRQLLSIEVIFNGLLLLILSLISFNAIMATYFGIIIISVVSAEVIVVVSILVAYMRESKSLSSEDLEEGGV
- a CDS encoding NADH-quinone oxidoreductase subunit D; this encodes MESSTSSGSVPHLPGMEVTEVSKNTYEVYIGPAHPGSGHMRIIVEVDGDIMVRVDPDIGFVHRTMEKLAEGRDWIKNIPLFERMAILDACNITLPYVQAVERLLGTEPPERARYLRTLLCEINRIASHLYGMGIFGVFLGHSTLYMWAFGDREVFVDLAEQMTGARLTHSYPVFGGVRRDIPDDFPENARKAAKYMRNRLNEYAKIFLNNPNIRSRLENVGVMSKNLATELGIVGPNLRASGVRYDVRLNEPYEAYGDVEFEIPVFEEGDSLARAWARVEEIKQSLNIIEQVVDWLEKHPRENFMHEKFWKTAPKLYKDVFSGQIDYAGKYRVKLMPLFASLKVPPGKAFARVEAGRGEMVYYVESDGKDLPYRVRVVSPSFRNVIAFKYLMPGHRLMDLPTIYGSFDYFPPEWDR
- a CDS encoding NADH-quinone oxidoreductase subunit L — translated: MAVMVYSNWFEWSSIWLSPFIGAGILALLWLFGVRNEKVFNIISVLSIFISSIISTVALYDVLIKHEIIIAETSTYWVSLLKVKVGTYLDGLGAIMATIVSWLSFLIAVYSVEYMKNDWGVQRYFFFISFFVGSMLLLVTASNLILMFIGWEGTGLASYALIGHWYTDEEEYWVGVPKRKALGLPMYFEPSTSGIRAILFTRVGDIGFIVGFTSLFFIANSFSIPTIESTAGTWMGLLASKGMLTAFLLIFTLGALAKSAQFPFHEWLVTAMTGPTPVSALIHAATMVKAGVYFILRFAPIFFVGAIAASTLGVGSLAVTQTQQYFYIVAGIAVATVFIMATMAIVSNEFKLILAYSTAEYLGYMILAVASGGLFVVTHNFSAMADAELAGIAMLLAHAIFKASLFLIAGYALHATESRFIDDMGNFSKYMKATTISIWLAGLSLAAIPPFSGFFAKELVLENVAKTGYLGIYLFAVFAVFFTAAYISRLIIRVFHAPSYNQSKEKEHHLHEAPVLMLAPYLILSLAALILGILWFWTGKGLEIGILETLGIQATPVYNIVIDASTIIITVLIVIDFAIISYLYLRRYNFMALLERNSVLRSLHTFLYDRWFINSAIYYLFLYSFMGLSWLMGIINTAIDQFYHYVIPKAGELFSKSLRAFFRGRTDYLIALYIIMISIVILVVYFGW
- a CDS encoding NADH-quinone oxidoreductase subunit J family protein codes for the protein MNPIDLLPIFALVLGVGSIISAYFVIKIKDLIYASSMLAVLASLIAALVALIGFGIVSAYLVLVYVGAAVMFIIIAISMVGVGRKESKEPFLGFVAGAAIAITIGIVILAGKFYNLYSYPEYVTVTQAASGLLSHYLPVIALIIIAQAATLVEAISIARRGEKK
- a CDS encoding NADH-quinone oxidoreductase subunit C, with translation MKKLISIQDSLKNVLKDNIINIEQAKGYIDVLVSTEKLVDSAKKLKDFGFDHVKSVTAIDYIAKKQFKVTYHISSYLNEELSKYIIGLSTIINRDNPHLPSLSKIWVSAEFQEREVYEFFGIIFDDHPDLRLLLLTPVIAALKPLRKDFVVKEESDDIEVDYAAYNANKWW